Proteins encoded together in one Orcinus orca chromosome 13, mOrcOrc1.1, whole genome shotgun sequence window:
- the LOC125960869 gene encoding uncharacterized protein DKFZp434B061-like encodes MASLLQTPSCGLPPVASSCGLFLQALSCGLLLRPPPVASPCGLPLRPPPVASLLRPPPAASFLRAPSCGLLLQTPSCGLPPVASSCRLSPAASSCGLLPSGSLLRPPPADSLLRPPSCGLPPVASSCRLSPVASPCGLLLWPPPVASSCRLSPAASPCGLLLWPPPVASSCDLPLWPPPATSPCGLLLQPPPVASSCGLPLRPSPAGSLLRPPPASSPCGLPLRPASYGLLLWPPPVASSCRFSPVASPCILLLWPPPASSPCGLPLWPPPVASPCGLPPHPPPASSPCGLPLRPPPAAFPCGLPLRPPPLASLLWPPVASPCGLLLWPPSCGLFLQALSCGLLLRPPPAASPSSPCGLPLQAACPAGSSAAVLKGDVGSAQPPGIVSHQTTADSPTPRGACTSSLTGGSSPNSLLAGGFVRNGRGCAESRRTDGIPHSICSSS; translated from the exons ATGGCCTCCCTCCTGCAGACTCCCTCCTGCGGCCTCCCTCCTGTGGCCTCCTCCTGTGGCCTCTTCCTGCAGGCTCTCTCCTGCGGCCTCCTCCTGAGGCCTCCTCCTGTGGCCTCCCCCTGTGGCCTCCCCCTGCGGCCTCCCCCTGTGGCCTCCCTCCTGCGGCCTCCTCCTGCGGCCTCCTTCCTTCGGGCTCCCTCCTGCGGCCTCCTCCTGCAGACTCCCTCCTGCGGCCTCCCTCCTGTGGCCTCTTCCTGCAGGCTCTCTCCTGCGGCCTCCTCCTGCGGCCTCCTTCCTTCGGGCTCCCTCCTGCGTCCTCCTCCTGCAGACTCCCTCCTGCGGCCTCCCTCCTGCGGCCTCCCTCCTGTGGCCTCTTCCTGCAGGCTCTCTCCTGTGGCCTCCCCCTGTGGCCTCCTCCTGTGGCCTCCCCCTGTGGCCTCCTCCTGCAGGCTCTCTCCTGCGGCCTCCCCCTGCGGCCTCCTCCTGTGGCCTCCCCCTGTGGCCTCCTCCTGTGACCTCCCGCTGTGGCCTCCTCCTGCGACCTCCCCCTGTGGCCTCCTCCTGCAACCTCCCCCTGTGGCCTCCTCCTGCGGCCTCCCCCTGCGGCCTTCTCCTGCAGGCTCTCTCCTGCGTCCTCCCCCTGCGTCCTCCCCCTGTGGCCTCCCCCTGCGGCCTGCCTCCTATGGCCTCCTCCTGTGGCCTCCCCCTGTGGCCTCCTCCTGCAG GTTCTCTCCTGTGGCCTCCCCCTGCATCCTCCTCCTGTGGCCTCCCCCTGCGTCCTCCCCCTGTGGCCTCCCCCTGTGGCCTCCTCCTGTGGCCTCCCCCTGTGGCCTCCCCCCGCATCCTCCCCCTGCGTCCTCCCCCTGTGGCCTCCCCCTGCGGCCTCCCCCTGCGGCCTTCCCCTGTGGCCTCCCCCTGCGGCCTCCCcctctggcctccctcctatggcCTCCTGTGGCCTCCCCCTGTGGCCTTCTCCTGTGGCCTCCCTCCTGTGGCCTCTTCCTGCAGGCTCTCTCCTGTGGCCTCCTCCTGCGGCCTCCCCCTGCGGCCTCCCCCT CCTCCCCCTGTGGCCTTCCCCTGCAGGCTGCCTGCCCAGCTGGTTCTAGTGCTGCTGTCCTGAAGGGCGATGTGGGCTCTGCCCAGCCTCCAGGGATCGTTAGCCATCAGACCACAGCTGACAG ccccactccccggGGAGCCTGCACTTCGTCACTCACCGGAGGCAGCTCCCCTAACTCCCTTCTCGCGGGCGGGTTTGTTCGGAACGGCCGAGGCTGTGCCGAATCCAGGAGGACGGACGGCATCCCCCACAGCATCTGCAGCTCCTCGTGA